TCCCTTATTCCGTCTCAAAATTTCCAATCGAATTCATAACTTTTGTGGTCGTGATTTAAGATATTTTCCAGCCATTTTCAGGTAATTTCTGTAAAAATCGTTGTGACTAATATTCCAACGGCCGGAAAGTTGATTTTTTGCAGTATTACTTCGAAGTtttaggaagaagaagaaaagaaagctCTAGCCTGAAGAAAAaactttgttcacgtattgtggcacattCGTCACTTCTATTCTCAACTCTAACAttgcaatttttgaaaaaattaatttgttatcgccCTCGCCCACCTTTCGAGAAATCACcaaaacctcggaatgtattctgaatcgtcctctacctatctaaTTTCTCCCTTATTCCGTCTCAAAATTTCCAATCGAATTCATAACTTTTGTGGTCGTGATTTAAGATATTTTCCAGCCATTTTCAGGTAATTTCTGTAAAAATCGTTGTGACTAATATTCCAACGGCCGGAAAGTTGATTTTTTGCAGTATTACTTCGAAGTtttaggaagaagaagaaaagaaagctCTAGCCTGAAGAAAAaactttgttcacgtattgtggcacattCGTCACTTCTATTCTCAACTCTAACAttgcaatttttgaaaaaattaatttgttatcgccCTCGCCCACCTTTCGAGAAATCACcaaaacctcggaatgtattctgaatcgtcctctacctatctaaTTTCTCCCTTATTCCGTCTCAAAATTTCCAATCGAATTCATAACTTTTGTGGTCGTGATTTAAGATATTTTCCAGCCATTTTCAGGTAATTTCTGTAAAAATCGTTGTGACTAATATTCCAACGGCCGGAAAGTTGATTTTTTGCAGTATTACTTCGAAGTtttaggaagaagaagaaaagaaagctCTAGCCTGAAGAAAAaactttgttcacgtattgtggcacattAGTCACTTCTATTCTCAACTCTAACAttgcaatttttgaaaaaattaatttgttatcgccCTCGCCCACCTTTCGAGAAATCACcaaaacctcggaatgtattctgaatcgtcctctacctatctaaTTTCTCCCTTATTCCGTCTCAAAATTTCCAATCGAATTCATAACTTTTGTGGTCGTGATTTAAGATATTTTCCAGCCATTTTCAGGTAATTTCTGTAAAAATCGTTGTGACTAATATTCCAACGGCCGGAAAGTTGATTTTTTGCAGTATTACTTCGAAGTtttaggaagaagaagaaaagaaagctCTAGCCTGAAGAAAAaactttgttcacgtattgtggcacattCGTCACTTCTATTCTCAACTCTAACAttgcaatttttgaaaaaattaatttgttatcgccCTCGCCCACCTTTCGAGAAATCACcaaaacctcggaatgtattctgaatcgtcctctacctatctaaTTTCTCCCTTATTCCGTCTCAAAATTTCCAATCGAATTCATAACTTTTGTGGTCGTGATTTAAGATATTTTCCAGCCATTTTCAGGTAATTTCTGTAAAAATCGTTGTGACTAATATTCCAACGGCCGGAAAGTTGATTTTTTGCAGTATTACTTCGAAGTtttaggaagaagaagaaaagaaagctCTAGCCTGAAGAAAAaactttgttcacgtattgtggcacattAGTCACTTCTATTCTCAACTCTAACAttgcaatttttgaaaaaattaatttgttatcgctCTCGCCCACCTTTCGAGAAATCACcaaaacctcggaatgtattctgaatcgtcctctacctatctaaTTTCTCCCTTATTCCGTCTCAAAATTTCCAATCGAATTTATAACTTTTGTGGTCGTGATTTAAGAGGTTTTCCAGCCATTTTCAGGAAATTTCTGTAAATAATCGTTGTGACTAATATTCCAACGGCCGGAAAGTTGATTTTTTGCAGTATTACTTCGAAGTtttaggaagaagaagaaaagaaagctCTAGCCTGAAGAAAAaactttgttcacgtattgtggcacattAGTCACTTCTATTCTCAACtctaacattgaaatttttgaaaaaattaatttgttatcgccCTCGCCCACCTTTCGAGAAATCACcaaaacctcggaatgtattctgaatcgtcctctacctatctaaTTTCTCCCTTATTCCGTCTCAAAATTTCCAATCGAATTTATAACTTTTGTGGTCGTGATTTAAGAGGTTTTCCAGCCATTTTCAGGAAATTTCTGTAAATAATCGTTGTGACTAATATTCCAACGGCCGGAAAGTTGATTTTTTGCAGTATAACTTCGATTTTATGTATATAGGTACATATTTATGTAGTGACGTAATGTTTAATCCATCAACTGAGTGTTCTCTTAATTAAGTTACACAAGAGAGAAATCCGTTGAATATATTTGGGTgggatgaagaaattttttattgtgaaaagtATTAATTGGAACTTCgattggccctgatataggagtcGCTCCTCTGCGGAGCTGGGGTTGTGGTTATTGATGTGTGATTGTACTGCACTTggctgaaaaaaaaattaacgaccAAACGAGGTttgaggaagaagaagaaaacaaagctccagtctgaaaataaaaatttgttcacgTATTATGGCACAGTAGTCACAAAAATTAATCTGTTATCGCCCTCGCACACCATTCGAGAAATTCGCTAAAATCTCGGAATGTATTCTgaatcgtcctctacctatctaaTTTTTTCCAATCGAATTTATAACTCTTGTGGTCGTGATTTAAGCGGTTTTCCAGTTATTTTCTGGAAATATCTGTCGGTTAATACCGTAATCGTATAACCAGGCACTTGATTGacgttattttgaaaaattctacagatatttgtgaattttataaaattcaaaacacAGTTTACCACTAATAAGTTGGTTCTTCTTCTTCGTTCAATCATATAATTCGCTAAAAACAACACAGTAAACAAAGCTCACGTCAAATTCAAGTACTTTTAGTACCGTCAGTTACGTCAATTATATATACAATCGATTTTAGGTTATGTTCGATTCCTTTTGATAGAAGATGATGTATAGAAATCGTAGATTTAGTCACGTGACGAAATAACTTCACCATTCCtactttaaataattattacgatgatataaataaacgttttttttttatttattagaaaaagaaacaattttggaagaaaacaagaagaaaatcgaaaattcgAGACCGATACCGGCTCCGAGATCGGGACCGGCTACTAGACAACGTATGTTTCCCAAAGAAATAATCGATTCCGTTGAAGAATCGATTATTCCATCGCCTGACGATTCGATTCAAATcgaattagaaaataaattgaaacaaaaagagGCGAATAAAAGCCCGACTAATTCACCGACTGTGATATCATCTCGATCATcggaaatgaaaatgaaatcgGAAGAAATTCGATGTAAATTGAAAATGCCCGGATTATCTGCGTTGCAACAACGAGTTTTATCGTTAAACGACGACGAGCcggataataataattttttatctttaacgGATTTACCGACGGATAATAAACCATCGAGACCGGTGTGGAAATCGCACAGTTTCAAAGCCGTCAAACGTCAAACGATCGAATCGAACGAAATTAAAACTTCCACGCAAACATttttaaacgaagaaaaaaaagaagaatgtaaAATGATTAAGGCCGCTTCGTTGGACGATAAATTGCATTTATCGGAATCGGCGAGCGGTGATGCGGTGACTATATCGGGTCCGAGTCACACCGCGGTGGTGAACGTTACTAGTAACGTGGAAGACTTCAATACCGTCTCCAAGAATCTTACCGCGGAAAATATCGACGGTTCCACGACGATTTCCATTAAAGAACAACAAATTTCAATCACCAAGATCCAAGTAAGAAGAGAATCGACGCAAATACCGGAATTCATCAATAAACAGTTAAACAAAGTGGAAATTAAACCGACGAGCAATATAATATTATCCATGAAATCTCCAAGAGCGATGGAAGAATCAATTAGACCGAAAACTTTGTTCAATTTCGATGAAGTTACCGCGAAACCACCGACGCCGAGGAAATTCAGTAAAGAAAACgttgaaataatcgaaaaagaagaaacttcGCCGATCAAATCGAGAACTTCCGATTCGAGGAAATCTTCTGATgtgatttttaaagaaaaaacgaCATTCAGAAGCAAATCCGCCAGTTTGGATTCACTAAACGACACCGACAAATCATCCCAAGACAGTTTggataaaatggaaaacaaattgaAGGATAGTCCCGTGGTGTTGAGGAAAAAATCGTTACAGAATAAAAAAGCCGACGAAGAACCGGAATTAATGAAAGTGTTCGCTAGGAGATCTTTAAAAATTAAAGACGGCGACATAGAAACGCTTCAAGAATCGTTAAACGACACGAAAACCAGAGACAGCGATAAAGAAAATCGCTCGGATTCTCCTATCGACGATCGCAGAAGAACCTACACCAAATTCGATAGTtcggaaaaagaagaagaagaagttaatAAATCACCTTCGGGTGATACTAGAACGTCCCCGATCGTTTTGCGGCGTACTTTGAATAACAATATCTTCCTAGGACAAAGGGCTGTGACCGTTAATCCCGCGAAAACTACCGATTTGATATTGAGGAAAACTAATTTCGGCGAGCACAGAAAAACCGATCAATGGATCTCGAACATTAAAAACGACGAGGTGGAAATTAAGGAGAAAATCGACGATGACATCATGGCGGGCGGGGGGTTTATTATGGAAGCGAAAAATTTTAGTCAGAGGAAAGCCGAATGGGAGAAGAGGGCTCAGCAGGCGCAGAAAAAAAATACACCTTAAATTTAGGTTcgtattcttttattttcttcccGCTATTATCCAATTCCTGCTCCTCGAGATGCGTTTTACATACACTATAATAGCATTCTAGAATATTCAGATTCCTGGAAATCACCGCACTTAAATAGTTTGTATAAAAACAGCGTTAACGTAATGTAAACAGTTTATAAAACTGATACAGAGAAGTCGTCGTCCTACAACAAAATCGGCGCATTCGCCAAACTTCCGTTTCAAATAACGTATTAAAACAGGACcggtttttaacaatttttataattggaCGAGTTTatcacgatttttttgttttatttttatggtaTTAGACTactattcatcattttttctttatcttatTGTCTTAATTATGTACAgtactttctgttttttttttcattttttttttgaaaaaattccattaaaCAGTCATAAACTGTTTTTATACGCTCATTTTAgcacaattatatttttcaatttcatttcacAATCACCTTGTTTGGTCCCTCGAGTcgtatattaacaaattttttcatctaGTACctcatttccaaaaaaaaaacatgtttcagTTATATTCTACTATTAACTCGCAAatatttggtccttcgagccgggtatGAATCGTTTTCTATTTAAAACGTACAATTACTTTGTCTTGTTCAAATCACAATTAATATGTGTAAAAATTTAGTTCAGCCTCTTATTTTTgcgaaaaacatgttttatttctactcaaaagtcaaaattaccttgtctggtccttcgagccgggtaataatcgatttttttcaataaactagtcctaaatgtacaatttattaacagaaaaacttttttagacgattatttttgcataaaacatgttttatttctactcaaaagtcaaaattaccttgtctggtccttcgagccgggataatcgatttttttcaataaaccaGTCCTAAATGTACaatttattaacacaaaaacttttttagacgattatttttgcataaaacatgttttatttctactcaaaagtcaaaattaccttgtc
The window above is part of the Diorhabda sublineata isolate icDioSubl1.1 chromosome 3, icDioSubl1.1, whole genome shotgun sequence genome. Proteins encoded here:
- the LOC130440913 gene encoding uncharacterized protein LOC130440913 isoform X7, producing MSSAAVGTHSGASPLSLMSCVRDSSPLQDFDSDTEKNVTSKRKFWNPIRWFKRKHKTSDEVVVVEVTELGKDALRSRSTSELSVTEEERRRSSTSMHPGLSLSHDSVFHSPNSGSDMELDAAQRSSSQSISQPPLDIRLQNELTEILRKRTIPGDTSEDDEGLPHSSCNSPTASDGLHIEKTAIKDPTKSHSTCSDGSLHSMGSYEDDEFSEAASSRHSSKLSLNDKKHSQDSNSEFGTNSTATPLNHSAAHHRVSVKPKRTHGAPRRRRTQQLTALPVTPEVNEDSSIRSLSPEIQKKEKETILEENKKKIENSRPIPAPRSGPATRQRMFPKEIIDSVEESIIPSPDDSIQIELENKLKQKEANKSPTNSPTVISSRSSEMKMKSEEIRCKLKMPGLSALQQRVLSLNDDEPDNNNFLSLTDLPTDNKPSRPVWKSHSFKAVKRQTIESNEIKTSTQTFLNEEKKEECKMIKAASLDDKLHLSESASGDAVTISGPSHTAVVNVTSNVEDFNTVSKNLTAENIDGSTTISIKEQQISITKIQVRRESTQIPEFINKQLNKVEIKPTSNIILSMKSPRAMEESIRPKTLFNFDEVTAKPPTPRKFSKENVEIIEKEETSPIKSRTSDSRKSSDVIFKEKTTFRSKSASLDSLNDTDKSSQDSLDKMENKLKDSPVVLRKKSLQNKKADEEPELMKVFARRSLKIKDGDIETLQESLNDTKTRDSDKENRSDSPIDDRRRTYTKFDSSEKEEEEVNKSPSGDTRTSPIVLRRTLNNNIFLGQRAVTVNPAKTTDLILRKTNFGEHRKTDQWISNIKNDEVEIKEKIDDDIMAGGGFIMEAKNFSQRKAEWEKRAQQAQKKNTP
- the LOC130440913 gene encoding uncharacterized protein LOC130440913 isoform X4 encodes the protein MQGFPFVAVTSKRKFWNPIRWFKRKHKTSDEVVVVEVTELGKDALRSRSTSELSVTEEERRRSSTSMHPGLSLSHDSVFHSPNSGSDMELDAAQRSSSQSISQPPLDIRLQNELTEILRKRTIPGDTSEDDEGLPHSSCNSPTASDGLHIEKTAIKDPTKSHSTCSDGSLHSMGSYEDDEFSEAASSRHSSKLSLNDKKHSQDSNSEFGTNSTATPLNHSAAHHRVSVKPKRTHGAPRRRRTQQLTALPVTPEVNEDSSIRSLSPEIQKKESLIELYSMSSTKTLTETQLKCSSLPPGLTPPGSTDNKLNRSKSNAGSKSQDIFSRLPEDSNEKTEKLSLLERFFPRKSGRKKKKEQKEAVTIIESFTQEKETILEENKKKIENSRPIPAPRSGPATRQRMFPKEIIDSVEESIIPSPDDSIQIELENKLKQKEANKSPTNSPTVISSRSSEMKMKSEEIRCKLKMPGLSALQQRVLSLNDDEPDNNNFLSLTDLPTDNKPSRPVWKSHSFKAVKRQTIESNEIKTSTQTFLNEEKKEECKMIKAASLDDKLHLSESASGDAVTISGPSHTAVVNVTSNVEDFNTVSKNLTAENIDGSTTISIKEQQISITKIQVRRESTQIPEFINKQLNKVEIKPTSNIILSMKSPRAMEESIRPKTLFNFDEVTAKPPTPRKFSKENVEIIEKEETSPIKSRTSDSRKSSDVIFKEKTTFRSKSASLDSLNDTDKSSQDSLDKMENKLKDSPVVLRKKSLQNKKADEEPELMKVFARRSLKIKDGDIETLQESLNDTKTRDSDKENRSDSPIDDRRRTYTKFDSSEKEEEEVNKSPSGDTRTSPIVLRRTLNNNIFLGQRAVTVNPAKTTDLILRKTNFGEHRKTDQWISNIKNDEVEIKEKIDDDIMAGGGFIMEAKNFSQRKAEWEKRAQQAQKKNTP
- the LOC130440913 gene encoding uncharacterized protein LOC130440913 isoform X2, producing the protein MRLIRSISSYEVSTDYAYYNVTSKRKFWNPIRWFKRKHKTSDEVVVVEVTELGKDALRSRSTSELSVTEEERRRSSTSMHPGLSLSHDSVFHSPNSGSDMELDAAQRSSSQSISQPPLDIRLQNELTEILRKRTIPGDTSEDDEGLPHSSCNSPTASDGLHIEKTAIKDPTKSHSTCSDGSLHSMGSYEDDEFSEAASSRHSSKLSLNDKKHSQDSNSEFGTNSTATPLNHSAAHHRVSVKPKRTHGAPRRRRTQQLTALPVTPEVNEDSSIRSLSPEIQKKESLIELYSMSSTKTLTETQLKCSSLPPGLTPPGSTDNKLNRSKSNAGSKSQDIFSRLPEDSNEKTEKLSLLERFFPRKSGRKKKKEQKEAVTIIESFTQEKETILEENKKKIENSRPIPAPRSGPATRQRMFPKEIIDSVEESIIPSPDDSIQIELENKLKQKEANKSPTNSPTVISSRSSEMKMKSEEIRCKLKMPGLSALQQRVLSLNDDEPDNNNFLSLTDLPTDNKPSRPVWKSHSFKAVKRQTIESNEIKTSTQTFLNEEKKEECKMIKAASLDDKLHLSESASGDAVTISGPSHTAVVNVTSNVEDFNTVSKNLTAENIDGSTTISIKEQQISITKIQVRRESTQIPEFINKQLNKVEIKPTSNIILSMKSPRAMEESIRPKTLFNFDEVTAKPPTPRKFSKENVEIIEKEETSPIKSRTSDSRKSSDVIFKEKTTFRSKSASLDSLNDTDKSSQDSLDKMENKLKDSPVVLRKKSLQNKKADEEPELMKVFARRSLKIKDGDIETLQESLNDTKTRDSDKENRSDSPIDDRRRTYTKFDSSEKEEEEVNKSPSGDTRTSPIVLRRTLNNNIFLGQRAVTVNPAKTTDLILRKTNFGEHRKTDQWISNIKNDEVEIKEKIDDDIMAGGGFIMEAKNFSQRKAEWEKRAQQAQKKNTP
- the LOC130440913 gene encoding uncharacterized protein LOC130440913 isoform X1, whose amino-acid sequence is MSSAAVGTHSGASPLSLMSCVRDSSPLQDFDSDTEKNVTSKRKFWNPIRWFKRKHKTSDEVVVVEVTELGKDALRSRSTSELSVTEEERRRSSTSMHPGLSLSHDSVFHSPNSGSDMELDAAQRSSSQSISQPPLDIRLQNELTEILRKRTIPGDTSEDDEGLPHSSCNSPTASDGLHIEKTAIKDPTKSHSTCSDGSLHSMGSYEDDEFSEAASSRHSSKLSLNDKKHSQDSNSEFGTNSTATPLNHSAAHHRVSVKPKRTHGAPRRRRTQQLTALPVTPEVNEDSSIRSLSPEIQKKESLIELYSMSSTKTLTETQLKCSSLPPGLTPPGSTDNKLNRSKSNAGSKSQDIFSRLPEDSNEKTEKLSLLERFFPRKSGRKKKKEQKEAVTIIESFTQEKETILEENKKKIENSRPIPAPRSGPATRQRMFPKEIIDSVEESIIPSPDDSIQIELENKLKQKEANKSPTNSPTVISSRSSEMKMKSEEIRCKLKMPGLSALQQRVLSLNDDEPDNNNFLSLTDLPTDNKPSRPVWKSHSFKAVKRQTIESNEIKTSTQTFLNEEKKEECKMIKAASLDDKLHLSESASGDAVTISGPSHTAVVNVTSNVEDFNTVSKNLTAENIDGSTTISIKEQQISITKIQVRRESTQIPEFINKQLNKVEIKPTSNIILSMKSPRAMEESIRPKTLFNFDEVTAKPPTPRKFSKENVEIIEKEETSPIKSRTSDSRKSSDVIFKEKTTFRSKSASLDSLNDTDKSSQDSLDKMENKLKDSPVVLRKKSLQNKKADEEPELMKVFARRSLKIKDGDIETLQESLNDTKTRDSDKENRSDSPIDDRRRTYTKFDSSEKEEEEVNKSPSGDTRTSPIVLRRTLNNNIFLGQRAVTVNPAKTTDLILRKTNFGEHRKTDQWISNIKNDEVEIKEKIDDDIMAGGGFIMEAKNFSQRKAEWEKRAQQAQKKNTP
- the LOC130440913 gene encoding uncharacterized protein LOC130440913 isoform X3, yielding MGNRKYSLAKSRYSLTSKRKFWNPIRWFKRKHKTSDEVVVVEVTELGKDALRSRSTSELSVTEEERRRSSTSMHPGLSLSHDSVFHSPNSGSDMELDAAQRSSSQSISQPPLDIRLQNELTEILRKRTIPGDTSEDDEGLPHSSCNSPTASDGLHIEKTAIKDPTKSHSTCSDGSLHSMGSYEDDEFSEAASSRHSSKLSLNDKKHSQDSNSEFGTNSTATPLNHSAAHHRVSVKPKRTHGAPRRRRTQQLTALPVTPEVNEDSSIRSLSPEIQKKESLIELYSMSSTKTLTETQLKCSSLPPGLTPPGSTDNKLNRSKSNAGSKSQDIFSRLPEDSNEKTEKLSLLERFFPRKSGRKKKKEQKEAVTIIESFTQEKETILEENKKKIENSRPIPAPRSGPATRQRMFPKEIIDSVEESIIPSPDDSIQIELENKLKQKEANKSPTNSPTVISSRSSEMKMKSEEIRCKLKMPGLSALQQRVLSLNDDEPDNNNFLSLTDLPTDNKPSRPVWKSHSFKAVKRQTIESNEIKTSTQTFLNEEKKEECKMIKAASLDDKLHLSESASGDAVTISGPSHTAVVNVTSNVEDFNTVSKNLTAENIDGSTTISIKEQQISITKIQVRRESTQIPEFINKQLNKVEIKPTSNIILSMKSPRAMEESIRPKTLFNFDEVTAKPPTPRKFSKENVEIIEKEETSPIKSRTSDSRKSSDVIFKEKTTFRSKSASLDSLNDTDKSSQDSLDKMENKLKDSPVVLRKKSLQNKKADEEPELMKVFARRSLKIKDGDIETLQESLNDTKTRDSDKENRSDSPIDDRRRTYTKFDSSEKEEEEVNKSPSGDTRTSPIVLRRTLNNNIFLGQRAVTVNPAKTTDLILRKTNFGEHRKTDQWISNIKNDEVEIKEKIDDDIMAGGGFIMEAKNFSQRKAEWEKRAQQAQKKNTP
- the LOC130440913 gene encoding uncharacterized protein LOC130440913 isoform X6, which codes for MGNRKYSLAKSRYSLTSKRKFWNPIRWFKRKHKTSDEVVVVEVTELGKDALRSRSTSELSVTEEERRRSSTSMHPGLSLSHDSVFHSPNSGSDMELDAAQRSSSQSISQPPLDIRLQNELTEILRKRTIPGDTSEDDEGLPHSSCNSPTASDGLHIEKTAIKDPTKSHSTCSDGSLHSMGSYEDDEFSEAASSRHSSKLSLNDKKHSQDSNSEFGTNSTATPLNHSAAHHRVSVKPKRTHGAPRRRRTQQLTALPVTPEVNEDSSIRSLSPEIQKKGSTDNKLNRSKSNAGSKSQDIFSRLPEDSNEKTEKLSLLERFFPRKSGRKKKKEQKEAVTIIESFTQEKETILEENKKKIENSRPIPAPRSGPATRQRMFPKEIIDSVEESIIPSPDDSIQIELENKLKQKEANKSPTNSPTVISSRSSEMKMKSEEIRCKLKMPGLSALQQRVLSLNDDEPDNNNFLSLTDLPTDNKPSRPVWKSHSFKAVKRQTIESNEIKTSTQTFLNEEKKEECKMIKAASLDDKLHLSESASGDAVTISGPSHTAVVNVTSNVEDFNTVSKNLTAENIDGSTTISIKEQQISITKIQVRRESTQIPEFINKQLNKVEIKPTSNIILSMKSPRAMEESIRPKTLFNFDEVTAKPPTPRKFSKENVEIIEKEETSPIKSRTSDSRKSSDVIFKEKTTFRSKSASLDSLNDTDKSSQDSLDKMENKLKDSPVVLRKKSLQNKKADEEPELMKVFARRSLKIKDGDIETLQESLNDTKTRDSDKENRSDSPIDDRRRTYTKFDSSEKEEEEVNKSPSGDTRTSPIVLRRTLNNNIFLGQRAVTVNPAKTTDLILRKTNFGEHRKTDQWISNIKNDEVEIKEKIDDDIMAGGGFIMEAKNFSQRKAEWEKRAQQAQKKNTP
- the LOC130440913 gene encoding uncharacterized protein LOC130440913 isoform X5, which encodes MSSAAVGTHSGASPLSLMSCVRDSSPLQDFDSDTEKNVTSKRKFWNPIRWFKRKHKTSDEVVVVEVTELGKDALRSRSTSELSVTEEERRRSSTSMHPGLSLSHDSVFHSPNSGSDMELDAAQRSSSQSISQPPLDIRLQNELTEILRKRTIPGDTSEDDEGLPHSSCNSPTASDGLHIEKTAIKDPTKSHSTCSDGSLHSMGSYEDDEFSEAASSRHSSKLSLNDKKHSQDSNSEFGTNSTATPLNHSAAHHRVSVKPKRTHGAPRRRRTQQLTALPVTPEVNEDSSIRSLSPEIQKKGSTDNKLNRSKSNAGSKSQDIFSRLPEDSNEKTEKLSLLERFFPRKSGRKKKKEQKEAVTIIESFTQEKETILEENKKKIENSRPIPAPRSGPATRQRMFPKEIIDSVEESIIPSPDDSIQIELENKLKQKEANKSPTNSPTVISSRSSEMKMKSEEIRCKLKMPGLSALQQRVLSLNDDEPDNNNFLSLTDLPTDNKPSRPVWKSHSFKAVKRQTIESNEIKTSTQTFLNEEKKEECKMIKAASLDDKLHLSESASGDAVTISGPSHTAVVNVTSNVEDFNTVSKNLTAENIDGSTTISIKEQQISITKIQVRRESTQIPEFINKQLNKVEIKPTSNIILSMKSPRAMEESIRPKTLFNFDEVTAKPPTPRKFSKENVEIIEKEETSPIKSRTSDSRKSSDVIFKEKTTFRSKSASLDSLNDTDKSSQDSLDKMENKLKDSPVVLRKKSLQNKKADEEPELMKVFARRSLKIKDGDIETLQESLNDTKTRDSDKENRSDSPIDDRRRTYTKFDSSEKEEEEVNKSPSGDTRTSPIVLRRTLNNNIFLGQRAVTVNPAKTTDLILRKTNFGEHRKTDQWISNIKNDEVEIKEKIDDDIMAGGGFIMEAKNFSQRKAEWEKRAQQAQKKNTP